A DNA window from Anaerocolumna sp. AGMB13020 contains the following coding sequences:
- a CDS encoding DUF5702 domain-containing protein, protein MRKKESGVITVFLSLILLSVMAFLLILLESARIKGGGVMAKRSFEVAANSLFAEYYAPLFEEYHVFGLDAGYGEKEADYVILENKLMDYMEYTFNTRKNLEDYEYLIPDSYEPYGLRTAEVNITGTVTMLDFKGELFRKQVSDYMKYKVPEDVVSNLLSELKTIKDTKETGEILNKKQKAQEAAAGLESKVLELMEAIDGFAMKKKSIKTENGMAKIQDNFVKKLWIKTVDRNSLGIDNDWLFNSVKSQYTNPLSSVDTGQSEMETLYTLKAREEALTTELSELLSADTTNYTPKENAAYKATVRSKEDAIRNCNEEQKRKIESLNQRGLELKEIASKEISATNKAINLLEEITVRNNNAKNEIEKYQQALENFKEKSDNEQSGGLTGELDTVSPGTEGVHQYDYEEMLHCLKKNKSILVNLLNETSLSLSSDSASWQTYKKELKNYEISIKSLDFNCLRFQYSDCSKPEESSSFFSGINGILKSGLIELIIDDTDKISQNQLDVTGLPSTIMNMPKEKEEKREYEDQTRGIALDNSEDFYEPVFSSLEGEDITENNGLTLLNDILFLQYIEEHFGDYIKGPASGEKVLAYEKEYIIAGNEKDSDNLAGMVNRIVAVRSLTNTITLLMDRKSIEEAGALAAAFVGFTGMPALIEAVKYVVIVTWGFGEGLIDTAAVFSGKNVPYLKQKRDFSLSLTEIFGLTKAKIKEKASSYKEDGGPGNGDYTSYLKIFLLMKNREDKTYHSMDLIQENLRAEYNNGFSIKNCLTGFSAEGEFQMKNKLINLPILTKATDDNGIYTYKYKQEYTY, encoded by the coding sequence ATGAGGAAAAAGGAAAGTGGTGTGATTACCGTATTCTTAAGCCTGATACTGTTAAGTGTAATGGCATTCCTGTTAATCCTTCTTGAATCAGCCAGAATAAAAGGCGGCGGTGTGATGGCAAAGAGGTCATTTGAGGTTGCCGCTAATTCTCTGTTTGCGGAATATTATGCACCTCTGTTTGAGGAGTATCATGTATTTGGACTGGATGCAGGTTATGGTGAGAAGGAGGCTGATTATGTAATCCTGGAAAACAAGCTGATGGATTATATGGAATATACCTTTAACACAAGAAAAAATCTGGAGGATTATGAATATCTTATACCGGATTCTTACGAACCATATGGGTTAAGGACAGCAGAAGTCAATATAACCGGCACAGTAACTATGCTGGATTTTAAAGGGGAGCTGTTTAGAAAACAGGTTTCTGACTATATGAAATATAAGGTGCCGGAAGATGTTGTAAGCAATCTGTTGTCAGAGCTAAAGACTATAAAGGATACCAAAGAGACCGGAGAGATATTAAATAAAAAGCAAAAAGCGCAGGAGGCAGCAGCAGGGCTTGAAAGTAAGGTACTGGAGCTAATGGAAGCAATAGACGGTTTTGCCATGAAGAAAAAAAGTATTAAAACTGAAAATGGTATGGCTAAGATACAGGATAACTTCGTAAAAAAGCTCTGGATTAAGACCGTGGACAGGAACAGCCTTGGTATAGACAATGACTGGCTGTTTAACTCCGTAAAATCCCAATATACAAATCCACTGTCCTCTGTTGATACAGGACAATCGGAAATGGAAACCCTCTATACTCTTAAAGCCAGGGAGGAGGCACTTACCACGGAACTATCAGAGCTTCTCTCAGCTGATACAACAAATTACACACCCAAAGAGAATGCTGCCTATAAAGCTACTGTCAGAAGTAAAGAGGATGCAATCAGGAATTGCAACGAAGAACAAAAAAGAAAGATAGAAAGCCTGAACCAAAGAGGGCTCGAGCTAAAAGAAATTGCCAGCAAAGAAATAAGTGCCACGAATAAGGCAATTAACTTGTTGGAGGAAATTACGGTTCGAAACAACAATGCAAAGAATGAAATTGAAAAATATCAGCAGGCATTAGAAAATTTTAAGGAGAAATCTGACAATGAACAATCTGGTGGGCTGACCGGTGAGCTTGATACGGTTAGTCCGGGGACTGAAGGAGTGCATCAATATGACTATGAAGAAATGCTTCATTGCCTGAAAAAGAATAAAAGTATCTTAGTGAATCTCTTAAATGAAACAAGTCTATCCTTATCATCTGACAGTGCCTCCTGGCAAACCTACAAGAAGGAACTAAAGAATTATGAAATTAGTATAAAAAGCCTGGATTTTAATTGTCTTCGTTTCCAATACTCGGATTGCAGCAAGCCGGAAGAAAGCAGTTCTTTCTTTTCAGGCATAAACGGTATCTTAAAAAGCGGGTTAATAGAACTTATTATTGATGATACCGACAAGATCTCACAAAACCAACTGGATGTCACGGGACTCCCTTCAACGATTATGAATATGCCAAAAGAAAAAGAAGAAAAAAGAGAGTATGAGGACCAGACGAGGGGGATAGCTCTTGATAACAGTGAAGATTTCTATGAACCTGTATTTTCATCCCTGGAAGGTGAAGATATTACAGAGAATAATGGACTTACCCTTCTAAACGATATTTTATTTCTTCAATATATAGAGGAGCATTTCGGAGATTATATAAAAGGACCGGCATCAGGAGAAAAAGTGCTTGCTTATGAAAAGGAGTATATCATAGCAGGCAATGAAAAAGATTCCGATAACTTAGCTGGAATGGTAAACAGAATTGTGGCAGTCCGAAGTCTGACTAATACCATAACGTTGTTAATGGATAGGAAAAGCATAGAGGAGGCGGGCGCATTGGCAGCTGCCTTTGTAGGATTTACAGGAATGCCGGCTTTAATTGAAGCAGTAAAGTATGTAGTAATTGTAACCTGGGGATTTGGGGAAGGGCTTATTGATACAGCAGCAGTATTTTCAGGTAAAAATGTCCCGTATCTAAAGCAGAAGAGAGATTTTTCGCTAAGCCTTACAGAGATTTTTGGACTTACCAAAGCTAAGATCAAAGAAAAGGCATCTAGTTATAAAGAAGATGGAGGACCGGGAAATGGAGATTACACCAGTTACCTTAAAATCTTCCTACTGATGAAGAATAGAGAGGATAAGACATATCATAGTATGGACCTTATTCAGGAGAATCTAAGAGCAGAATATAATAACGGCTTCTCCATAAAGAACTGCCTCACAGGCTTTAGCGCAGAGGGGGAGTTTCAAATGAAAAACAAGCTGATAAACTTGCCAATTTTAACAAAGGCAACTGATGACAACGGAATATATACATATAAATATAAGCAGGAGTATACCTACTAA
- a CDS encoding Flp1 family type IVb pilin yields MKLIKDFIREEDGIGVVEIILILVVLIGIAIIFRETIMDIVNGAISRIKEDATPFYED; encoded by the coding sequence ATGAAACTTATAAAGGACTTTATAAGAGAAGAAGACGGTATAGGGGTTGTGGAAATTATATTAATACTGGTGGTATTAATTGGTATTGCAATTATTTTCAGGGAAACCATAATGGACATTGTAAATGGAGCAATTAGTAGAATAAAAGAGGATGCAACTCCGTTCTATGAGGATTAG
- a CDS encoding type II secretion system F family protein: MAVLFGVIFVFFVLMTAVTIRYEKAFIKKLPAKEHPLLFLYPFILFIFAKTEHILEKSRGSTGDINKKEDKKKRMPGSRESVLGNKKLKGVTYEDTVEENLKGIYIGNDLVSTLKIYHLKKWSLALFLFLVFDALAFFSTLKEADSNYLMGGKYIGRPAAKEEDVNISLIAVLKDISGRIFQKEIDVQVSKQSYSAKEAEEEFNKAITYLDEVTLGNNTSADLIYSSLVLKEKIPDSHIKVSWTSSDTKLLENDGTVHNEELKKETLIQVTAVLTLEDRSASYSRAYVICPRIFTEEELALQELEQELKIADENNIEPELTLPEELKNYKIAWLEKKNSEGIKLFLLGVAAAFLSIPLTNMEVSSKAEKRKKELLIDYPELINKFMMLVNAGMSVSNAWKKLAADYKRKGGTKKYAYEELALTAKELQMGISESKAYEEFGRRVKLIPYLRFAALLSQNISKGSPDFISKLEEEALKAFEERKERAKKAGEEAGTKLLIPMMGMLVMVIIIILLPAMSSFQF; encoded by the coding sequence GTGGCGGTATTATTCGGTGTTATTTTTGTATTCTTTGTGCTAATGACAGCTGTTACCATAAGATACGAGAAAGCTTTTATCAAAAAACTGCCGGCAAAGGAACATCCCTTACTATTTTTATATCCCTTTATCTTATTTATATTTGCAAAAACAGAACATATTTTAGAAAAAAGCAGAGGATCAACAGGTGATATAAATAAAAAAGAAGATAAAAAAAAGAGGATGCCAGGAAGTAGGGAGAGTGTACTGGGAAATAAAAAATTGAAAGGAGTTACTTACGAAGATACAGTAGAAGAAAATCTTAAAGGAATCTATATCGGTAATGATCTGGTATCTACTCTTAAAATATATCATTTAAAAAAATGGTCTCTTGCATTATTTCTATTCCTGGTATTTGATGCCTTAGCATTTTTCAGTACTCTCAAGGAGGCGGACAGTAATTATCTGATGGGAGGAAAATATATTGGCAGACCGGCGGCCAAAGAAGAGGATGTTAATATCAGCCTTATTGCGGTTTTAAAAGATATCAGCGGGAGGATATTTCAAAAGGAGATAGACGTTCAGGTTTCAAAACAAAGTTATTCAGCCAAAGAAGCAGAAGAAGAATTTAATAAAGCGATAACGTATCTGGATGAGGTTACATTGGGGAACAACACTTCAGCAGACCTGATATACAGTTCCCTGGTATTGAAAGAGAAGATACCAGACTCTCATATAAAAGTCAGCTGGACCAGCAGTGATACAAAACTTCTTGAAAATGACGGTACGGTTCATAATGAGGAGCTTAAGAAGGAGACGCTTATTCAGGTGACTGCTGTATTAACATTGGAGGATAGAAGTGCCAGCTACTCCAGAGCATATGTGATCTGTCCCAGGATTTTCACAGAAGAAGAACTTGCATTACAGGAACTGGAACAGGAGCTTAAGATAGCGGATGAGAACAATATAGAGCCGGAACTTACTTTACCGGAAGAGCTTAAGAACTATAAAATTGCCTGGTTGGAAAAGAAAAATTCAGAAGGCATAAAACTGTTTCTTCTGGGGGTGGCTGCAGCCTTTCTTAGTATACCTCTTACCAACATGGAAGTTTCCTCAAAAGCTGAGAAGAGAAAAAAGGAACTTTTAATAGATTATCCAGAGCTGATTAACAAGTTTATGATGTTAGTAAATGCGGGTATGTCAGTGTCAAATGCCTGGAAGAAGCTTGCAGCAGATTATAAGAGAAAAGGTGGGACTAAAAAATATGCCTATGAAGAACTGGCACTCACGGCAAAGGAACTTCAAATGGGAATATCGGAGAGCAAAGCTTATGAAGAGTTTGGAAGAAGGGTGAAACTTATACCCTATCTTCGCTTTGCTGCTCTTCTTTCTCAGAATATATCAAAAGGCTCTCCTGATTTTATCAGCAAATTGGAGGAGGAAGCTTTAAAGGCCTTTGAAGAAAGAAAAGAAAGAGCTAAAAAAGCGGGAGAAGAAGCTGGAACGAAGCTCTTAATACCAATGATGGGAATGCTGGTGATGGTTATTATAATTATCCTTCTACCGGCAATGAGTTCCTTTCAGTTCTAG
- a CDS encoding type II secretion system F family protein, producing MIENYDIYHFSKQEIILLILKGTAFCFIFGVLFYNSFLGVLLLLFFLPVYLKREKLNYIKKRKWQLNREFGEGLSGLSAALNTGYSVENAFYQAILDLKQIYGEESLIINEFSTIVKKIKVNQNLEDILNDLGERSGVEDIKNFSEVFQTAKRTGGDLIRVIRTTEKVIRDKIEVEREIQIIITGKRLESRIMNIMPCGIIAYLKLSSPHFLDPLYGNSMGVVVMTAMLICYYGVTLLTDKLIDIKV from the coding sequence TTGATTGAAAATTATGATATCTATCATTTTAGTAAGCAGGAAATTATTCTACTGATTCTTAAAGGCACCGCCTTCTGTTTTATCTTTGGAGTTTTATTCTATAACAGTTTTCTGGGGGTATTGCTGTTACTCTTCTTTCTTCCAGTATATTTAAAAAGAGAAAAATTAAACTATATAAAAAAGCGCAAATGGCAATTAAACAGGGAATTTGGTGAGGGGCTGTCAGGGTTGAGCGCAGCGTTAAATACCGGTTATTCCGTGGAGAATGCTTTTTACCAGGCCATTTTAGACCTGAAGCAGATATATGGGGAAGAGTCCCTTATAATAAACGAATTCAGTACTATTGTAAAAAAAATAAAAGTGAATCAGAATCTGGAGGATATACTGAATGATTTGGGGGAGCGTAGCGGTGTGGAGGATATTAAAAACTTTTCAGAGGTCTTCCAAACAGCTAAACGCACAGGTGGTGATTTAATCCGGGTTATACGAACTACGGAGAAAGTAATTCGGGATAAGATAGAGGTGGAGAGGGAAATCCAGATCATAATAACCGGTAAGCGTCTGGAATCACGTATTATGAATATAATGCCCTGCGGAATTATCGCATATCTTAAGCTCTCCTCCCCTCATTTTCTAGATCCCCTCTATGGTAATAGCATGGGAGTTGTTGTTATGACAGCAATGTTAATCTGCTATTATGGGGTCACACTGTTAACCGATAAATTAATAGATATTAAAGTATAA
- a CDS encoding CpaF family protein: MGDRELLKQTIIEEVRSRIDLTKDIEDEEILDTIDELLLQKGKENFLSLREKKNLRKDIFNSIRRLDILQELIEDNEITEIMINGYNNIFIEKAGKVYPIEKHFDSEKRLEDIIQQIVAKTNRIVNEANPIVDTRLMDGSRVNIVLPPVSLMGPVITIRKFPHKPITMEQLIQIGSITREAADFLKNLVQAGYNIFISGGTGSGKTTFLNVLSNYIPSDERVITIEDSAELQIKNIPNLVSLEVRNANVEGKNEVSIRQLIKASLRMRPNRIILGEVRDGAALDLLQAMNSGHDGSLSTGHANSTGDMLKRLETLVLMGANIPLTAVRQQVASAIDILIHLGRLRDKSRKVLEITEVRNIEEGEIQLNRLYSFKETGEDGKGKVLGALKATGDLLEHRDKLIAAGLMKREAGFD, translated from the coding sequence ATTGGAGATAGAGAATTGTTAAAACAAACGATCATAGAAGAAGTCAGAAGCCGAATAGATCTAACAAAGGATATTGAAGATGAAGAAATACTGGATACGATTGATGAGCTGCTTCTTCAAAAGGGTAAGGAGAACTTCTTAAGCCTTAGGGAGAAAAAGAATCTGAGGAAGGATATCTTTAACTCTATCAGAAGGCTGGATATTCTGCAGGAGTTAATTGAGGATAATGAGATAACCGAGATTATGATAAACGGTTATAATAATATTTTCATAGAAAAGGCAGGGAAGGTTTACCCCATTGAGAAACATTTCGACTCAGAGAAAAGGCTGGAAGATATAATTCAGCAGATTGTTGCCAAGACAAACCGCATCGTTAACGAGGCAAACCCAATAGTGGATACCCGTCTGATGGACGGTTCCAGGGTTAATATCGTCCTTCCGCCGGTATCTCTTATGGGACCGGTAATAACTATCCGGAAATTCCCCCACAAACCCATTACCATGGAACAACTGATACAGATTGGATCTATAACCAGAGAAGCCGCTGATTTCTTAAAGAATCTGGTACAGGCGGGCTACAACATTTTCATAAGCGGAGGTACAGGCTCTGGTAAGACAACTTTTTTAAATGTACTGTCTAATTATATACCTTCCGATGAGCGGGTTATCACAATAGAGGATTCCGCAGAACTTCAGATAAAGAACATCCCAAATCTTGTGAGTCTTGAGGTAAGAAATGCAAATGTAGAAGGTAAAAATGAGGTCAGCATCAGGCAATTGATAAAAGCAAGCTTACGTATGAGACCAAACAGAATTATTCTTGGAGAAGTCAGAGACGGAGCTGCTCTGGATTTGCTGCAGGCTATGAACAGCGGACATGATGGTTCTTTATCCACAGGGCATGCGAATTCTACCGGAGATATGCTCAAACGGCTGGAAACCCTGGTACTTATGGGAGCAAATATTCCGCTTACGGCAGTAAGACAACAGGTGGCTTCTGCCATAGATATACTAATACACCTTGGAAGGCTTAGGGATAAATCAAGAAAAGTCCTGGAGATTACAGAAGTACGAAATATAGAGGAAGGGGAAATACAGCTAAACAGGCTATATTCTTTTAAGGAGACCGGAGAGGATGGGAAAGGAAAAGTGTTAGGTGCCCTGAAAGCGACGGGAGATTTGCTGGAGCATAGGGATAAACTGATAGCTGCCGGTCTTATGAAACGGGAGGCAGGATTTGATTGA